One Hippocampus zosterae strain Florida chromosome 4, ASM2543408v3, whole genome shotgun sequence genomic window carries:
- the tox3 gene encoding TOX high mobility group box family member 3 isoform X2: protein MDVRFYPNAGGNAIPGEPANLDFSHCLGYYNFNKTFHTPSLGDEEFEIPPITPPPEMESGLGLSEGDSPFHIMPEPPTQHRGSLIPQFPPQSLDLPSITISRNMMDQDGIAIGNGQAVNVGPAHLRQYSANPAMLMKSIGNISVPNGMVPRNQLTTINQSHLNTQLNLNAGGAKIAHTSPSPPASKSATPSPSSSINEDDQDDGNRVVGEKRPAPVDPTKKPKTPKKKKKKDPNEPQKPVSAYALFFRDTQAAIKGQNPNATFGEVSKIVASMWDGLGEEQKQVYKSKTEAAKKEYLKALAAYRASLVSKAAAESAEAQTIRSVQQTLASTSLSPGLVLPSPLNQHPSMPSASQALQQVLPRAIAPKPLQMRLGGSQIVTSVTVSHQNMSPAMPQMLGQMGSGGTMAHSTAVSQMSPPMQQQHAMQQQMQQHLQHHQMQQQQMHHQQIQQQMQHQHFQHHLQQQLQQHHIHHQQQQTQQQQHLQMQHMQMQQQMHQQQIQHLQQHQSQCSPPHHSPGTPHSVGSASLGSPQPAPQQQNPAPPQHPSQIQAHAQVLSQVSIF from the exons ACCTTTCACACACCCAGTCTCGGGGACGAGGAGTTTGAGATTCCTCCCATCACACCTCCGCCAGAAATGGAATCCGGCCTCGGCCTGTCTGAAGGGGATTCACCTTTCCACATCATGCCGGAGCCTCCAACCCAGCACAGGGGCTCCCTGATCCCTCAGTTCCCCCCTCAGAGCTTGGATCTTCCGTCCATCACAATCTCGCGCAACATGATGGACCAGGATGGGATTGCGATCGGCAATGGCCAAGCGGTG AATGTTGGACCGGCCCATCTCCGTCAGTATTCAGCTAACCCAGCCATGCTGATGAAGTCCATCGGCAACATAAGCGTCCCTAACGGGATGGTCCCGCGAAATCAGCTGACCACCATCAACCAGTCGCATCTCAACACGCAGCTGAACCTGAACGCGGGGGGAGCCAAAATTGCCCACACTTCCCCATCGCCACCGGCCAGCAAATCCGCCACGCCGTCGCCCTCAAGCTCCATCAACGAAGATGACCAGGATGACGGCAACAGG GTGGTGGGCGAAAAGAGACCGGCACCCGTCGATCCCACGAAAAAGCCCAAGACacccaaaaagaagaagaagaaggatccAAACGAGCCTCAGAAACCAGTGTCGGCATATGCCCTGTTCTTCCGAGACACGCAGGCCGCCATCAAGGGTCAGAACCCGAACGCCACCTTTGGCGAAGTGTCCAAGATTGTGGCATCCATGTGGGACGGTCTCGGGGAGGAGCAGAAACAG GTgtacaaaagcaaaacagagGCTGCCAAGAAAGAGTACTTGAAGGCCCTGGCAGCATACCGCGCTAGTCTGGTCTCCAAG GCTGCAGCGGAATCCGCAGAGGCGCAGACGATCCGGTCTGTGCAGCAGACCTTGGCCTCCACCAGCCTCTCTCCAGGTCTGGTACTGCCCTCGCCCCTCAATCAGCACCCCTCCATGCCTTCGGCCTCCCAGGCTCTTCAGCAAGTCCTACCCCGAGCCATCGCCCCCAAACCCCTGCAGATGAGACTCGGGGGCAGTCAAATTGTCACCTCGGTCACCGTTTCCCACCAGAACATGTCCCCAGCGATGCCGCAAATGCTGGGCCAGATGGGCTCCGGCGGCACCATGGCGCATTCCACGGCCGTGTCGCAGATGAGCCCGcccatgcagcagcagcacgcCATGCAGCAGCAAATGCAGCAGCACCTCCAGCACCACcagatgcagcagcagcagatgcaCCACCAGCAGATCCAGCAGCAGATGCAGCATCAGCACTTCCAGCACCACCTACAGCAGCAgctccaacagcaccacatccaccaccaacaacaacaaacgcagcagcagcagcacttgCAAATGCAGCACATGCAAATGCAGCAGCAAATGCATCAGCAGCAAATCCAACATCTTCAACAACACCAGTCCCAATGTTCGCCGCCGCATCACTCTCCCGGCACGCCCCATTCTGTGGGCTCCGCGTCGCTCGGCAGCCCCCAGCCAGCCCCCCAGCAGCAGAACCCTGCGCCTCCGCAACACCCCTCCCAGATCCAGGCCCACGCCCAGGTCCTTTCCCAAGTCAGCATTTTCTGA
- the tox3 gene encoding TOX high mobility group box family member 3 isoform X1, with protein MDVRFYPNAGGNAIPGEPANLDFSHCLGYYNFNKFQNNNNYMNMSEANGTLLTASDTFHTPSLGDEEFEIPPITPPPEMESGLGLSEGDSPFHIMPEPPTQHRGSLIPQFPPQSLDLPSITISRNMMDQDGIAIGNGQAVNVGPAHLRQYSANPAMLMKSIGNISVPNGMVPRNQLTTINQSHLNTQLNLNAGGAKIAHTSPSPPASKSATPSPSSSINEDDQDDGNRVVGEKRPAPVDPTKKPKTPKKKKKKDPNEPQKPVSAYALFFRDTQAAIKGQNPNATFGEVSKIVASMWDGLGEEQKQVYKSKTEAAKKEYLKALAAYRASLVSKAAAESAEAQTIRSVQQTLASTSLSPGLVLPSPLNQHPSMPSASQALQQVLPRAIAPKPLQMRLGGSQIVTSVTVSHQNMSPAMPQMLGQMGSGGTMAHSTAVSQMSPPMQQQHAMQQQMQQHLQHHQMQQQQMHHQQIQQQMQHQHFQHHLQQQLQQHHIHHQQQQTQQQQHLQMQHMQMQQQMHQQQIQHLQQHQSQCSPPHHSPGTPHSVGSASLGSPQPAPQQQNPAPPQHPSQIQAHAQVLSQVSIF; from the exons ttccagaacaacaacaactacatgaACATGTCAGAAGCGAATGGCACCCTGCTGACTGCTAGTGAT ACCTTTCACACACCCAGTCTCGGGGACGAGGAGTTTGAGATTCCTCCCATCACACCTCCGCCAGAAATGGAATCCGGCCTCGGCCTGTCTGAAGGGGATTCACCTTTCCACATCATGCCGGAGCCTCCAACCCAGCACAGGGGCTCCCTGATCCCTCAGTTCCCCCCTCAGAGCTTGGATCTTCCGTCCATCACAATCTCGCGCAACATGATGGACCAGGATGGGATTGCGATCGGCAATGGCCAAGCGGTG AATGTTGGACCGGCCCATCTCCGTCAGTATTCAGCTAACCCAGCCATGCTGATGAAGTCCATCGGCAACATAAGCGTCCCTAACGGGATGGTCCCGCGAAATCAGCTGACCACCATCAACCAGTCGCATCTCAACACGCAGCTGAACCTGAACGCGGGGGGAGCCAAAATTGCCCACACTTCCCCATCGCCACCGGCCAGCAAATCCGCCACGCCGTCGCCCTCAAGCTCCATCAACGAAGATGACCAGGATGACGGCAACAGG GTGGTGGGCGAAAAGAGACCGGCACCCGTCGATCCCACGAAAAAGCCCAAGACacccaaaaagaagaagaagaaggatccAAACGAGCCTCAGAAACCAGTGTCGGCATATGCCCTGTTCTTCCGAGACACGCAGGCCGCCATCAAGGGTCAGAACCCGAACGCCACCTTTGGCGAAGTGTCCAAGATTGTGGCATCCATGTGGGACGGTCTCGGGGAGGAGCAGAAACAG GTgtacaaaagcaaaacagagGCTGCCAAGAAAGAGTACTTGAAGGCCCTGGCAGCATACCGCGCTAGTCTGGTCTCCAAG GCTGCAGCGGAATCCGCAGAGGCGCAGACGATCCGGTCTGTGCAGCAGACCTTGGCCTCCACCAGCCTCTCTCCAGGTCTGGTACTGCCCTCGCCCCTCAATCAGCACCCCTCCATGCCTTCGGCCTCCCAGGCTCTTCAGCAAGTCCTACCCCGAGCCATCGCCCCCAAACCCCTGCAGATGAGACTCGGGGGCAGTCAAATTGTCACCTCGGTCACCGTTTCCCACCAGAACATGTCCCCAGCGATGCCGCAAATGCTGGGCCAGATGGGCTCCGGCGGCACCATGGCGCATTCCACGGCCGTGTCGCAGATGAGCCCGcccatgcagcagcagcacgcCATGCAGCAGCAAATGCAGCAGCACCTCCAGCACCACcagatgcagcagcagcagatgcaCCACCAGCAGATCCAGCAGCAGATGCAGCATCAGCACTTCCAGCACCACCTACAGCAGCAgctccaacagcaccacatccaccaccaacaacaacaaacgcagcagcagcagcacttgCAAATGCAGCACATGCAAATGCAGCAGCAAATGCATCAGCAGCAAATCCAACATCTTCAACAACACCAGTCCCAATGTTCGCCGCCGCATCACTCTCCCGGCACGCCCCATTCTGTGGGCTCCGCGTCGCTCGGCAGCCCCCAGCCAGCCCCCCAGCAGCAGAACCCTGCGCCTCCGCAACACCCCTCCCAGATCCAGGCCCACGCCCAGGTCCTTTCCCAAGTCAGCATTTTCTGA